The genomic interval ATGCTGCACCGCACCTACTCGGTTTCTGAGGTCAGCAGGGCTCTGCAGCAAGCCCTGGCCCAGCGTACGGCTTGCTGCGCAGCGGTCCGGCAACTCCTTGGCGCTCAACCGGATCTTGCAGCTGGAGCACCGCCCTCCACGGACGGGAGACTGGCCAGCATCCGGGTGCAGCAGCCCTCGCTGGCCGAGTACAACCGGCTGCTGAAAGGGGGCGTAGTGCATTGAGCCAGGAACTGCTGCTGGATTACTACCTGAAGCGCCTGAAGCTCCCCACGGTCCGGCGTCTGTACAAGGAACTGGCGCGGGATGCAGCAGAGCACAACAAGACCTTTGAGGAGTACCTCGAGGCCCTGATGGAACAGGAGGTGATCCACCGGGAAGACAACCAGCTGCAGCGCCGTCTTAAAGCTGCTGGCTTCCCGGTTCCCAAGACCCTGGAATCCTTCGACTTCACGGCCATTCCGTCCGTGAACAAGGCGAAGATCCTGGCACTGAGCAAGGGTGAATACATCCGGGATCGGGAGAACGTGCTCTTCGTTGGCAACAGCGGCACCGGCAAAACGCACCTGGCCACAGCGCTGGGCATCGCCGCGTGCCGGCAAGGCTACCGGGTTCGTTTCTGGCGAGTGGGCCAGCTTGTGGCCGAACTTGAGGAGGCGCAGAATGAGCACCGGCTCACTCGCGTCGAGAAACAGTGGCTGCGTCAGGATCTGGTGGTACTGGACGAACTCGGCTATG from Symbiobacterium terraclitae carries:
- the istB gene encoding IS21-like element helper ATPase IstB, whose protein sequence is MSQELLLDYYLKRLKLPTVRRLYKELARDAAEHNKTFEEYLEALMEQEVIHREDNQLQRRLKAAGFPVPKTLESFDFTAIPSVNKAKILALSKGEYIRDRENVLFVGNSGTGKTHLATALGIAACRQGYRVRFWRVGQLVAELEEAQNEHRLTRVEKQWLRQDLVVLDELGYVSLSRAASELLFHFVAARYERGSLIITTNLEFSEWAQVFGDEKMTAALADRVTHKAHIIAMNGESYRFRETLRRQEAVKQRAEIP